The following are from one region of the Sorghum bicolor cultivar BTx623 chromosome 2, Sorghum_bicolor_NCBIv3, whole genome shotgun sequence genome:
- the LOC8084254 gene encoding uncharacterized protein LOC8084254: protein MASQALECHHAGAEVFTGDATCRNMSVKLLEELGLPMGLLPLEDIQEFRYNRDSGFLRLVQAKNIEHTFKKIMQKVSYDAEVTAFVDNGKLRNITGIKTNAMMLWISINEVYVPEASPEKVTFKSSNGLSRTFNATAFALGE, encoded by the coding sequence ATGGCGTCCCAGGCCCTTGAGTGCCACCATGCGGGTGCAGAGGTCTTCACCGGAGACGCCACATGCAGGAACATGTCTGTGAAGCTGCTGGAGGAGCTCGGCCTCCCCATGGGCCTCCTTCCACTGGAGGACATCCAGGAGTTCAGGTACAACCGTGACTCGGGCTTCCTTCGGCTGGTGCAGGCAAAGAATATTGAGCACACCTTCAAGAAAATCATGCAGAAGGTGTCGTACGACGCCGAGGTCACGGCATTCGTCGATAATGGAAAGCTGAGGAATATCACTGGCATAAAGACCAACGCAATGATGCTCTGGATTAGCATCAATGAGGTTTACGTCCCAGAGGCCTCACCAGAGAAGGTCACCTTCAAGTCCAGCAACGGCCTCTCCAGGACCTTCAATGCCACTGCCTTTGCTCTTGGGGAATGA